From the genome of bacterium, one region includes:
- a CDS encoding sugar phosphate isomerase/epimerase, protein MKDISIGSWAYSIGPYADHPVPWGEVITTLRDLGFQGVELGGFPPHPNPDDMPTADQRAACKEQLAGLGLRFSGLAANLWGEHLIDTDDTSDYLEAFRKNLDFCADLGIQGIRVDTVQPPTIFDQVDPEVARGNVVRAWQHCARAAGDRGVYMTWEFEPGFAFNKPSDILRIVEEVNSDNFGVQFDTCHGHMVAAVGARQPGEKETLPGGCLELAQKLRGKINHVHLIDSDGTLHDEETSTHAPFGEGVLNFDELLPELNQNQMPHNWWTIDLCFWPNAWDVTRQCKAAVDVLNAKYG, encoded by the coding sequence ATGAAGGACATTTCCATCGGTTCGTGGGCGTACTCGATCGGGCCGTACGCCGATCATCCGGTGCCGTGGGGTGAAGTCATCACGACTCTGCGGGATCTGGGCTTCCAGGGCGTCGAGTTGGGCGGCTTCCCGCCCCATCCCAATCCCGACGACATGCCGACCGCCGACCAGCGCGCGGCGTGCAAGGAGCAACTGGCCGGCCTCGGCCTGCGCTTTTCCGGCCTGGCGGCGAACCTGTGGGGCGAGCACCTGATTGACACCGACGACACCTCCGACTACCTGGAGGCCTTCCGCAAGAACCTGGACTTCTGTGCGGACCTGGGCATCCAGGGCATCCGCGTGGACACCGTCCAGCCCCCCACGATCTTCGACCAGGTTGACCCCGAGGTCGCCCGTGGTAACGTCGTCCGGGCCTGGCAGCACTGCGCGCGGGCGGCCGGCGACCGGGGCGTCTACATGACCTGGGAGTTCGAGCCCGGCTTCGCCTTCAACAAGCCCTCGGACATTCTGCGCATTGTCGAAGAGGTCAACAGCGACAACTTCGGCGTACAGTTCGACACCTGCCACGGCCACATGGTCGCCGCCGTCGGCGCGCGGCAGCCGGGGGAGAAGGAGACGCTGCCGGGCGGCTGCCTGGAACTGGCACAGAAGCTGCGCGGCAAGATCAACCACGTGCATCTGATTGACTCGGATGGCACGCTGCACGACGAGGAGACCTCGACCCACGCGCCGTTCGGCGAGGGCGTGCTCAACTTCGACGAGCTGCTCCCGGAGCTGAACCAGAACCAGATGCCGCACAACTGGTG
- a CDS encoding DUF6259 domain-containing protein — MTVRTPWLPVVAVILCCVAASAALAEHQSFPLETLQTAACRVSGGKVVLGEWFDMGAGPGLAMEAEAAVDLVADPADGLADAECSGGRCVVRVDRALFPINVTRAGRYRRWIRGFFPKGGGWVHSESLDYGSPQWHTDCDGDTAGRWVWVAGPVYDLSAGVHLLWLHNWHGGAKLDKVVLLPEGAAAPEGVGPAVTPRAPARAGWVLTPQLATPGLTGKPQAQWPVETGGGQAGFAISLDSGKNWQPLGSAVAAPGAAALVLRAALSAGAAGAGPALGAPSVDYTIDARAFIALENADVRALFLRTTGGLVDLLNKRTGVHCLSGGSAAPPFELRQLPAGEKKPVALVPEQLHLVSLQNTPTSLTARYVVAERARAELRVALSGAELTWTLEVDNSSDLDIVEVACPHVRGVQLGPVSTDDLLITPNWQGGVETSDPVHANGGSVRYPCGGGAAWLDLYERTPAQGLYLSAHDPSLMGCVLDARSEADTGTLTFSVTKWAHVRPGKRWTTPPAVIGVHTGDWHVAADAYRTWAQTWLHRPTPPEWVREADGWYGLVVSADSSRVPFRDMPQALKRARDLGTNYIQVWGQMTGGSNCDSLPYPNPVLGSLDEFRAAIAEVQRWGGHITFYVSSQFWKVKARDGDSVGSTPRSMIPASVPIWNWDEWRAYATRGYGGEFSGDTKLTEAEQQRYETPWARTILCPYTDAWANQHLLGWTVKQYGANYGASGIYLDETCAAGERMCVAANHGHEHHGIWGASLTRDMQRMVTEGRKRDPNWMFAMEGCGDAVGQWADVNLISPASAKKKGQWGANRRFAPEVFHYTFPDYLLYDGIANGTYGISAEETFLNVHLHGNRYDAFSVEPAKPLVALRQKVKQVLYRARFMDNVGLTVSDPAVQAKLNTLKDARNDVRLVNLVNVPGQDGVTVTVRDVPAGEVRGYYFDVEGREGPVKVQTGADGVSFTAPLGKASSVLLAGRCEPLVRPAVASVVAGESGQIAVTLTNPGARPITGKLSLQEALPDLNAAPVTVTVPAGSSVAAAVPLRTAARAERRCRSGHVLFTAPNTSVRRPVDVLVTSPFEVSAGLRGARLTLTLRNLGRTAREGTVTVTGGPLAALQQAFSLAPEREAALTFEAPALAELRQVTPCQAAISSEGTTDTQSFSLRPLVLNGGFEEPGAEGRPGGWGCQHGEMVSTDGEAAEGQRCLKLQGKPGLFVEADQVIPVQTGQSYTMRCRMKRTPGRAGSLGPAVVLFLKRGPERYVRLPKVSKLPDDQWNDYAADFTVGEDVARVAIYLYNVDSEATVWYDAVTVE; from the coding sequence ATGACCGTGCGCACCCCGTGGCTCCCTGTCGTGGCCGTGATCCTGTGCTGTGTCGCCGCCTCCGCCGCCCTGGCCGAGCACCAGAGCTTCCCGCTCGAGACCCTGCAGACAGCCGCCTGTCGCGTCTCGGGCGGCAAGGTCGTGCTGGGCGAGTGGTTCGACATGGGCGCGGGGCCGGGCCTGGCCATGGAGGCCGAGGCGGCGGTGGACCTGGTGGCCGACCCGGCGGACGGCCTGGCCGACGCGGAGTGCTCGGGCGGGCGCTGCGTGGTCAGAGTGGATCGCGCGCTTTTCCCGATCAACGTCACGCGGGCCGGGCGCTACCGGCGCTGGATACGGGGGTTCTTCCCCAAGGGCGGCGGCTGGGTGCACAGCGAGTCCCTGGACTACGGCTCTCCGCAGTGGCACACCGATTGCGACGGCGACACAGCCGGGCGGTGGGTGTGGGTGGCGGGGCCGGTGTACGACCTGTCGGCCGGGGTGCACCTGCTGTGGCTGCACAACTGGCACGGCGGCGCGAAGCTGGACAAGGTGGTGCTGCTGCCCGAGGGCGCAGCCGCGCCCGAAGGCGTGGGACCGGCGGTGACGCCGCGTGCCCCCGCGCGCGCGGGCTGGGTGCTGACGCCCCAACTGGCGACCCCCGGGTTGACCGGCAAGCCCCAGGCGCAGTGGCCGGTCGAGACCGGTGGGGGCCAGGCCGGCTTCGCGATCTCGCTCGACAGCGGCAAGAACTGGCAGCCCCTCGGCAGTGCTGTCGCGGCGCCGGGCGCCGCGGCCCTCGTGCTCCGAGCGGCCCTGTCGGCGGGGGCCGCCGGCGCCGGCCCGGCCCTGGGTGCCCCGAGTGTGGACTACACGATTGACGCCCGGGCCTTCATCGCCCTGGAGAACGCCGACGTGCGCGCGCTGTTCCTGCGCACGACCGGCGGCCTGGTGGACCTGCTGAACAAGCGGACCGGCGTGCACTGCCTTAGTGGCGGCTCGGCCGCACCGCCCTTCGAGCTACGGCAGTTGCCGGCCGGCGAGAAGAAGCCGGTGGCGCTCGTGCCCGAGCAGTTGCACCTGGTGTCGCTGCAGAACACACCCACCAGCCTGACAGCGCGCTATGTCGTGGCGGAGCGGGCGCGGGCGGAGCTGCGGGTGGCGCTCAGCGGGGCGGAGCTGACCTGGACGCTGGAGGTGGACAATTCATCCGACCTGGATATCGTCGAGGTCGCCTGCCCGCATGTCCGGGGCGTGCAACTGGGGCCGGTGTCTACCGATGATCTGCTGATTACGCCCAACTGGCAGGGCGGCGTCGAGACATCCGATCCCGTCCACGCCAACGGCGGCAGCGTCCGCTACCCCTGCGGCGGCGGCGCGGCGTGGCTCGACCTGTACGAGCGCACCCCCGCCCAGGGGCTGTACCTGTCGGCCCACGACCCGAGCCTGATGGGCTGCGTGCTGGACGCCCGGTCGGAGGCCGACACGGGCACGCTGACCTTCAGCGTCACGAAATGGGCGCATGTCAGGCCGGGGAAGCGCTGGACGACCCCGCCGGCGGTCATCGGCGTCCACACGGGCGACTGGCACGTCGCGGCCGATGCCTACCGGACCTGGGCCCAGACGTGGCTGCACCGGCCCACGCCGCCCGAATGGGTGCGTGAAGCGGACGGCTGGTATGGGCTCGTGGTCAGCGCCGACAGCAGCCGTGTGCCCTTCCGTGACATGCCGCAGGCCCTCAAGCGGGCCCGCGACCTGGGCACGAACTACATCCAGGTCTGGGGGCAGATGACCGGCGGGTCGAACTGCGACTCGCTGCCGTACCCGAATCCCGTGCTGGGCAGCCTGGACGAGTTCAGGGCCGCCATCGCCGAAGTGCAGCGTTGGGGCGGGCACATCACGTTCTATGTCTCCAGCCAGTTCTGGAAGGTCAAGGCGCGCGACGGGGACAGTGTGGGCTCGACGCCGCGCAGCATGATACCGGCCTCGGTCCCGATCTGGAACTGGGACGAATGGCGCGCCTACGCCACCCGCGGCTATGGCGGGGAGTTCTCGGGCGACACGAAGCTGACGGAGGCCGAGCAGCAGCGCTACGAGACGCCGTGGGCGCGCACCATCCTGTGCCCGTACACCGACGCCTGGGCCAACCAGCACCTGCTGGGCTGGACCGTGAAGCAGTATGGCGCCAACTATGGGGCCAGCGGCATCTACCTGGACGAGACATGCGCGGCGGGCGAGCGCATGTGCGTTGCGGCCAACCATGGGCACGAGCACCACGGCATCTGGGGCGCCTCGTTGACCCGCGACATGCAGCGCATGGTCACCGAGGGCCGCAAGCGCGACCCAAACTGGATGTTCGCCATGGAGGGCTGCGGCGACGCGGTCGGGCAGTGGGCCGACGTGAACCTGATCTCGCCGGCTTCGGCCAAGAAGAAGGGCCAGTGGGGCGCCAATCGCCGCTTTGCCCCGGAGGTCTTCCACTACACCTTCCCCGACTACCTCCTCTACGATGGCATCGCCAACGGCACCTACGGCATCTCAGCCGAGGAGACGTTCCTCAATGTTCACCTGCACGGCAACCGCTACGACGCCTTCTCGGTCGAGCCGGCCAAGCCCCTGGTGGCGCTGCGCCAGAAGGTCAAGCAGGTGCTGTATCGCGCCCGCTTCATGGACAATGTGGGCCTGACGGTCAGCGACCCGGCCGTACAGGCGAAGCTCAACACCCTCAAGGATGCGCGCAACGATGTCCGCCTCGTCAACCTCGTGAACGTGCCGGGGCAGGACGGGGTAACCGTGACCGTCCGTGACGTGCCCGCCGGCGAGGTTCGGGGGTACTACTTCGATGTCGAGGGCCGGGAAGGGCCGGTCAAGGTGCAGACCGGCGCCGACGGGGTAAGCTTCACTGCGCCGTTGGGCAAAGCCAGCAGCGTACTGCTGGCGGGGCGCTGCGAGCCGCTGGTCCGGCCGGCCGTGGCGTCGGTCGTGGCGGGCGAGAGCGGCCAGATTGCCGTGACGCTCACCAACCCCGGCGCACGGCCGATCACGGGGAAGCTCAGCCTCCAGGAGGCCCTGCCGGACCTCAACGCCGCGCCGGTCACCGTCACGGTCCCGGCGGGCAGCTCAGTCGCTGCTGCCGTTCCTCTGCGCACCGCCGCCAGGGCCGAGCGCCGCTGTCGGTCCGGCCACGTGCTCTTCACCGCCCCGAACACGAGCGTGCGGCGGCCTGTAGACGTGCTGGTGACCAGTCCCTTCGAGGTGTCGGCAGGCTTGCGGGGGGCGCGGCTGACGCTGACACTGCGCAACCTGGGGCGCACCGCACGCGAAGGCACCGTGACGGTCACCGGCGGCCCGTTGGCGGCGCTGCAGCAGGCGTTCAGCCTCGCGCCCGAGCGGGAGGCGGCGCTGACCTTCGAGGCCCCGGCGCTGGCGGAGCTGCGGCAGGTCACGCCCTGCCAGGCGGCGATCAGCTCCGAGGGAACCACCGACACGCAGAGCTTCTCCCTGCGTCCACTGGTGCTCAACGGGGGGTTCGAGGAGCCCGGGGCCGAGGGCCGGCCGGGCGGCTGGGGTTGCCAACACGGGGAGATGGTGAGCACCGACGGCGAGGCGGCCGAAGGGCAGCGCTGCCTGAAGCTGCAGGGCAAGCCCGGCCTGTTCGTCGAGGCCGACCAGGTGATCCCAGTCCAGACCGGCCAGAGCTACACGATGCGCTGCCGCATGAAGCGCACCCCTGGCCGGGCGGGGTCGCTGGGCCCGGCGGTGGTGCTCTTCCTGAAGCGGGGGCCGGAACGCTACGTGCGCCTGCCGAAGGTGTCGAAGCTGCCGGACGACCAGTGGAACGACTACGCCGCCGACTTCACCGTCGGCGAGGACGTGGCCCGCGTTGCCATCTACCTGTACAACGTGGATAGCGAGGCGACCGTCTGGTACGACGCGGTGACCGTGGAATAG
- the nikR gene encoding nickel-responsive transcriptional regulator NikR has protein sequence MADTERFGVSMDGDLLAAFDQRIEQAGYPNRSEAIRDLVRDYLVEQRIQAPDAHVIGTVTIMYDHHSRLLGERLTDLQHDHHDAIRCTTHVHLDAHNCVEVIVLSGTSAQVREIAEGLISTRGVQHGRLVMTAPQ, from the coding sequence ATGGCCGACACAGAGCGCTTTGGCGTGTCCATGGATGGCGACCTGCTCGCCGCCTTCGACCAGCGCATCGAGCAAGCCGGCTACCCCAACCGCTCCGAGGCGATCCGCGACCTCGTCCGCGACTACCTGGTCGAGCAGCGGATACAGGCCCCCGACGCCCACGTCATCGGCACCGTCACGATCATGTACGACCACCACTCCCGGCTGCTGGGCGAGCGCCTGACCGACCTGCAGCATGACCACCACGACGCCATCCGCTGCACCACCCATGTCCACCTGGATGCGCACAACTGTGTCGAGGTGATCGTGCTGTCGGGGACCTCCGCGCAGGTTCGTGAGATCGCCGAGGGGCTCATCAGCACGCGTGGCGTCCAGCACGGGCGGCTGGTGATGACCGCGCCGCAGTAG
- a CDS encoding ABC transporter ATP-binding protein: MVRLVGVSKTFQGRHGPVRALDGMDLEVAEGDFVAVRGPSGSGKSTLLLTIAGMIRPTAGTVTVRGEDLYALGGQGRSRFRARNVGFVFQMFHLVPYLSVLENVILPGRLLSHVGSDGMRARRQDPRVRALELLERFGLQDRLDHCPAELSTGERQRTAIARALINDPWLLLADEPTGNLDTETGGVVMDCLADLHRAGKTIVLVTHDPAVDRYADRVLLLRAGRLE, translated from the coding sequence GTGGTTCGCCTCGTGGGCGTGAGCAAGACGTTCCAGGGGCGTCACGGGCCGGTACGGGCCCTCGACGGCATGGACCTGGAGGTCGCCGAAGGTGATTTCGTGGCCGTGCGCGGCCCCAGCGGCAGCGGCAAGTCCACGCTCCTGCTGACCATCGCCGGCATGATCCGGCCCACGGCGGGGACGGTGACGGTGCGCGGCGAGGACCTCTATGCTCTCGGCGGCCAGGGCCGTTCGCGCTTCCGCGCCCGGAACGTCGGCTTCGTCTTCCAGATGTTCCACCTCGTCCCGTACCTGTCGGTCCTCGAGAACGTGATCCTGCCGGGTAGACTGCTCAGCCACGTTGGTAGCGATGGGATGCGCGCCCGACGGCAGGATCCGAGGGTCCGCGCCCTGGAGCTACTGGAGCGCTTCGGCCTGCAGGACCGCCTGGATCACTGCCCGGCGGAGCTGAGCACCGGGGAGCGGCAGCGCACGGCCATCGCTCGGGCGCTCATCAATGACCCGTGGCTGCTGCTGGCCGACGAACCAACCGGGAACCTGGACACGGAGACCGGCGGGGTGGTCATGGACTGCCTGGCCGACTTGCACCGCGCGGGGAAGACCATTGTGCTGGTGACGCACGACCCGGCCGTGGACCGGTATGCCGACCGCGTCCTGTTGTTGCGAGCGGGCCGCCTGGAGTAG